The nucleotide sequence CGAGCAAAAAATTCAACAACAAGCCGCACTGATTGATATTTCTACTGATGCAATTTTTGTCTGTGATTTAGAGAATAATATTTTATTTTGGAGTGAAGGAGCTACCCGTTTATATGGTTGGACAATTCAAGAAACTTTGGGGAAAAAAGCCAACGAGTTATTTTATACATCCTCTTCTTTTCCCATTGAACCTAGTTTAAATATTATTATTAATAAAAATACTTGGTACGGGGAGTTAGAACAAATTACGAAAGATAATAGAAAAATTATTGTTGAGAGTCGCTGGACTTTAGTCAGAGATGAAACCGGGCAACCTCAATCTATTCTAGTAGTTAATACCGATATTACCGAAAAAAAATACCTAGAAGTTCAATTTTATCGCGCCCAACGACTAGAAAGTATTGGGACTTTGGCGAGTGGGATTGCTCATGACCTCAACAATATTCTTCAACCGATTTTATTTATTTCTCACCTACTTAAGCAAAAATTTCCCTATCTCGACGAACAGACAAAAGAGCGGCTGAAAATGCTAGAAGACAGTAGTCGGCGAGGGACATCTTTAGTTAGACAAATTCTTTCGTTTGCTTGCGGGGAAGAAGGAAGCCGCGCCCACGTACAAGTTAAACATATCTTGCGAGAAGTGATTCAAGTTGCTCAAAAAACCTTTCCCAAATCAATTAACATTCAGATGAAACGCATCACATCTGACCTATGGACCGTTCATGCAGATGCAACCCAATTACATCAAGTTTTTATGAATCTAATGGTTAACGCTCGCGATGCTATGCCAGAAGGCGGTAATTTGAGTCTATCTGCTGAAAATTTATTTATTGATGAAACATTCGCTCGCATGGATATAGAAGCTCATGTGGGGTTTTATGTCGTCATCAGCTTTACCGATACGGGAACAGGTATTTCTTCAGAAATTATCGAGCGAATTTTTGACCCCTTTTTTACCACAAAAGAACCCGGTAAAGGCACAGGACTAGGGCTATCAACGGTTAGAGGTATTGTTAAGAATCACGGGGGTTTTGTCAGGGTATCTAGCGTACTTGGTAAAGGTAGCCAATTTAAGGTATATTTGCCGGCTGTTGATGGGCAAGAAACCCAAGAAACTCAAGACTTAGAATTACCTAACGGTCGTAATGAATTAATTTTAATTGTGGATGATGAGGCATCTATTCGAGAAATTACTAAAACCTCTTTAGAGGAGCATAATTATAGAACTCTGGTGGCTAAGGATGGAGTTGAGGCATTAGTTCTCTATGCTAAATATAGTAATGATATTGAGCTAGTGCTGATGGATTTGATGATGCCAGAAATGGATGGAGTAACAGCGATTCGCGCTCTAAAAAAAATTAATTCTCAGATTAAGATTGTGGTTACCAGTGGCATCGTATCTAATACTAAGCTTGACGAAGCAGAGCCGGTGAATGTTACGAGTTTTTTATCAAAACCTTATACTGAAAAGGAATTATTGGAAACTTTAAATCAAATTCTTTCGAGATGAAAAATCTAACAATAGGCAATAGGTGTTTCTGCATTCTAGCCCTAAGTAAACCCTGGCTATTCTAATTTTTTAATCACTTGATAAATGGCTTGACGTTGTTCAGAGTCGTAATGCCAACGGTTTAAAAATTCGTGGTAAACGCCTTCATCTTTTTCCAGGGTTTCCCGTAATTTGTCTAACTCCTGAGATAAATCGAGCAGTGGTAAATTTTGAATTAAGTGAACGGTTCTTTTTTGAGTGTCTCTAGATTGTTGTGCCAATTCTGGATCGTTATTTCGAGTGTGAGTAATGGCCATTGCGGTAGACATCGATACATTTTTGGTCAATAATTCACTCACGATTTTAGGAGAAGTTTTTAGCCCCGAAAGAACGGCTTGAAAAGCAGAATCATCTAAAGGGTAATCCCCAGTTATATAAACAACAAAAAAACCTCTAGCTCCGTTTAAAGTTTTGACGAGATCAGTGACAAGGGTTTCTATTTCCTCCTGGGAGGAAGTTCCTTGGCTAATTTGTTCGAGTAACTGTTGAGTGAGTTCTATTGCTTGTTCAAAGGTGACTGACGAAGGGATTGTTAAAGTCATATTCCTATAAATAAATGGATAATTTAATTGTAACTTGCTAGGGGCAAGGGTTGAAAAGAAAAATCGTAGGTAAGCTAAAAAAGCTCGTCCTACGAGGTAAAGCAATGGATTGGCAACTAGAGGGAAACTTATTATGAGTTAACTCGCTTGAGGCAAAACAGGACTGATTACAGGAGAATTATTAACCGTAGCGATCAATTCTGATATTACCTGTCTGAGTCGCTGTTCACTCTCATCATCAAGCAAAACACTATCATCCGACTGCTTTTGAATATGTTTATCGACAATATAAACAGTGCTGACAAAATCCCGCCCACCCAACTCAAACAAAACCGGTTTAAGCGCATATTCCACCGCCAATAAATGGGCAAGCGTTCCACCCGTAGCAATCGGAAAAATCACTTTACCGGCAAGAGCCTTTTGGGGCAAAAGATCCAAAAACGCCTTTAAAACTCCTGTATAAGAAGCCTTATAAATAGGCGTTGCAATAACAATCACATCAGCCTTATCAATTAACACCTTAGCCGGCTCCAAAGACGGACTCTCATAACGTCCATAAACTAAATCTTCGGCAGGGAAATCTCGGACTGAAAGAATCTCCGTCTGCCAACCCTCCTGTTGTAAAAGTTTAAGAGTATATTCAAGCACTCCATAAGTTCTAGAGGGATGGGAAGGACTACCCGCGATCGCAACAACTTTAACCATTAAAAAACCTCCTAATCTATGAATAAACAAAATTAGTTCTTTGCTTAGGGACAATTTCCGTTTGCAACACCTGAGCAAGAATATGCTCAACCAAAGTCACAAAAATCGGATCACTACGATGGCGGGGACGAGCAAGAGAAATACTCAAATCCATCTTTACTTGACCGGCTTCGAGCAATACCACACGATCCCCTAACATAACCGCCTCCTCTACATCATGAGTAATCAGAAGCGTTGTAAAATGTTGCTCATTCCATAATTTTTCGATCAATTGCTGCATTTCCACACGAGTTAAAGCATCCAGCGCACCCAAAGGTTCATCTAGAAGCAATAACCTCGGCTCACTCACCAAAGCCCTTGCTAAAGCCACTCGTTGACGTTGCCCACCTGAAAGGACACTCACCCAATCAGGGGCCCTATCTGCCAATCCCACTTGTTTTAAAGCCTCCATCGCCCTAGGTTTCCAGTTACCCCGCAGCCCCAAGCCCACATTTTCTAATACCGGTTTCCAGGGCAATAATCTAGCATCTTGAAACATAATGCGGGCAACAGAATTTAATTGGCGCAAAGGTTTTCCGTCAATCAAAATGCCGCCTTTTGTCGGTGGTTCTAATCCAGCAATTAATCGAAGTAGGGTACTTTTCCCGCAGCCGCTACGCCCAACAATCGCCACAAACTCACCCGGCGAAACCTCTAAATCTAAATCCCGCAAAACAGTCTGAGTTCCAAAAACCTTACTCAATCCCAAAACTTTTAAATCTGCTCCCTGCATAATATTTTCTTATTCCTCTGAAAATAACATTTGTATTTATCTTTCCCTTCACTTTGTCCAGGGCAATGCGGACAATTTCTGAAAAAAACGCCCCCAACTATTTAACTAGCTGCAACTTGATAACTCGGATGCCATTGCAACAATTTAAACTCCAAAAAACGAGCAACCTCATCAGCCAACTTGCCCAACAGAGCATACATCAAAATACTAAACACCACCACATCAGTTTGCATAAACTCTCTAGCATTCATCGCCATATAGCCAATACCCGAATCCGAAGCAATGGTTTCTGCCACAATTAAAGTCAGCCACATAATCCCCAAAGCATAGCGCACCCCCACTAAAATCGATGGCATAGCACTAGGAAAAATAATCTGAGTGAACAACTCCC is from Gloeothece verrucosa PCC 7822 and encodes:
- the ssuE gene encoding NADPH-dependent FMN reductase, which produces MVKVVAIAGSPSHPSRTYGVLEYTLKLLQQEGWQTEILSVRDFPAEDLVYGRYESPSLEPAKVLIDKADVIVIATPIYKASYTGVLKAFLDLLPQKALAGKVIFPIATGGTLAHLLAVEYALKPVLFELGGRDFVSTVYIVDKHIQKQSDDSVLLDDESEQRLRQVISELIATVNNSPVISPVLPQAS
- a CDS encoding ATP-binding cassette domain-containing protein translates to MQGADLKVLGLSKVFGTQTVLRDLDLEVSPGEFVAIVGRSGCGKSTLLRLIAGLEPPTKGGILIDGKPLRQLNSVARIMFQDARLLPWKPVLENVGLGLRGNWKPRAMEALKQVGLADRAPDWVSVLSGGQRQRVALARALVSEPRLLLLDEPLGALDALTRVEMQQLIEKLWNEQHFTTLLITHDVEEAVMLGDRVVLLEAGQVKMDLSISLARPRHRSDPIFVTLVEHILAQVLQTEIVPKQRTNFVYS